Proteins encoded together in one Orrella marina window:
- a CDS encoding DUF4406 domain-containing protein, with amino-acid sequence MKIYISGPMTGMPDLNFPAFNRAAEQLRAAGHDVVNPVEVNDGHSSEWADCMRNDIRALMDCDTVALLPGWHDSRGATLERHIAQELGMTILEVEDLLLASTEQ; translated from the coding sequence GTGAAGATCTACATCTCCGGCCCGATGACGGGCATGCCGGATCTGAATTTTCCAGCCTTCAACCGCGCCGCAGAGCAGCTGCGCGCTGCAGGACATGACGTGGTCAACCCAGTAGAGGTCAATGACGGTCACTCATCCGAGTGGGCTGACTGCATGCGAAATGATATTCGCGCCTTGATGGACTGCGACACGGTCGCACTTCTGCCTGGATGGCATGACTCCAGAGGCGCAACGCTGGAAAGACATATTGCACAAGAGCTTGGAATGACGATCCTCGAAGTCGAGGATCTCCTGCTTGCGTCGACTGAACAGTAA
- a CDS encoding phage portal protein, whose product MKLPTLRARGFVLPTRIQNAGSAYEGGAATGSRAKNWNPSSAGPNSAATASLPTLRRRSRDAVRNDPWAKTAGNRWVSNVIGTGIQPYSRHPDKAVREMLKQMWADWVPEADADGRLDFYGLQALAVRSMFNDGETLLRLRPRRPQDGLTVPLQLQALEGDHLPVEDTYSTATGEVVNGVEFDRIGRRVLYHLWSRHPDEPGGSTYRQKRPVPADQVIHAYPVLRPGQVRGVPELATVLLRLKTLDNFDDAVAFRQEVSNLFAGFIIKPSPTEGGDNPLTDDVPEYDDDDTPIASLEPGSMHELNEGQDVRFASPPGAPENYDEFMRQQLMAAFASVGIPYEIATGDLRGISDRTLRVLVNEFHRLIEQFQWTCFIHQWCRPVWNAWVEMLVLAGEISPSDYVNNRRHWQRVLWVPEGWPYFNPVQDVKAKTDEIRSGLTSRSEVILAKGNDPEDVMAQIAHDTEQADALGLVFDSDGRHPKTGSKQPIDNPVDSPSDQTIEQ is encoded by the coding sequence ATGAAACTGCCAACCTTGCGCGCACGTGGCTTTGTGTTGCCAACCCGAATCCAGAATGCTGGATCCGCCTATGAGGGGGGCGCTGCCACGGGAAGCCGTGCCAAGAACTGGAACCCCTCATCAGCGGGGCCGAACTCGGCAGCTACCGCCTCGCTGCCGACGCTCAGACGTCGCTCGCGCGATGCCGTCAGGAACGACCCATGGGCCAAGACTGCAGGAAACCGGTGGGTGTCGAACGTTATCGGCACCGGGATCCAGCCTTACTCGCGCCATCCGGACAAGGCTGTGCGCGAGATGCTCAAGCAGATGTGGGCTGACTGGGTGCCGGAAGCCGATGCGGATGGCAGACTGGATTTCTATGGACTTCAGGCCCTGGCTGTGCGCAGTATGTTCAATGATGGCGAGACGCTTCTGAGGTTGCGTCCAAGACGTCCGCAAGACGGGCTGACCGTGCCACTGCAGCTGCAGGCGCTTGAGGGCGATCACCTTCCGGTTGAAGACACGTATTCGACCGCAACGGGTGAAGTGGTCAACGGCGTGGAGTTTGACCGCATTGGCCGACGGGTGCTCTACCACCTTTGGAGCCGCCATCCGGATGAGCCGGGTGGATCCACCTACAGACAGAAGCGCCCGGTACCGGCGGATCAGGTGATTCATGCCTATCCCGTGCTTCGGCCTGGTCAGGTGCGCGGGGTGCCAGAGCTGGCGACTGTGCTTCTGAGGCTCAAGACGCTCGACAACTTTGATGATGCGGTCGCGTTTCGCCAGGAGGTCTCGAACCTCTTTGCGGGATTCATCATCAAGCCATCACCCACGGAGGGTGGAGATAACCCGCTCACTGACGACGTCCCAGAGTATGACGACGATGACACACCCATCGCGTCGCTTGAACCAGGGTCGATGCACGAGCTCAATGAAGGGCAGGATGTCCGATTCGCCAGCCCACCGGGGGCGCCAGAGAATTACGACGAGTTCATGCGCCAGCAACTGATGGCGGCATTCGCATCGGTCGGGATTCCGTACGAGATTGCGACTGGAGATTTGCGTGGAATCAGCGACAGGACATTGCGTGTCCTGGTCAACGAGTTCCACCGGTTGATCGAGCAGTTTCAGTGGACATGCTTCATTCATCAATGGTGTAGACCTGTCTGGAACGCCTGGGTGGAAATGCTGGTGCTGGCAGGAGAGATATCACCGTCGGACTACGTAAATAACCGCCGACACTGGCAACGAGTGCTGTGGGTGCCTGAAGGATGGCCGTACTTCAATCCGGTTCAGGACGTGAAGGCGAAGACCGATGAAATCCGCTCCGGGCTCACGAGCCGCTCTGAAGTCATTCTGGCCAAGGGCAATGATCCTGAGGACGTAATGGCCCAGATCGCTCACGACACCGAGCAGGCTGACGCTCTGGGGCTGGTGTTTGATAGCGACGGTCGACACCCCAAGACTGGTAGCAAACAACCCATCGATAACCCGGTCGATAGTCCAAGCGACCAAACGATCGAGCAATAG
- a CDS encoding Rha family transcriptional regulator, whose protein sequence is MNKFEPLVSVVSGEPLASSLVIARGMKAKHKNVLELIRKHATSIEHFGPLAFETRVMRLDGRGGQKAEIAMLNERQAALLISLMRNSDEVVAFKVRLIHEFYRMRDALNQRTQNLYQQLQALVAEEVETQVKASFGSQLMLERKRAIPDFKRRRELLESEIQPSLQFH, encoded by the coding sequence ATGAATAAATTTGAGCCATTGGTTTCTGTCGTCAGCGGTGAGCCGCTCGCGTCTAGCCTTGTTATCGCACGCGGGATGAAAGCAAAGCACAAGAACGTGCTTGAGTTGATAAGAAAGCACGCGACATCAATCGAGCACTTTGGGCCACTTGCGTTTGAAACGCGAGTGATGAGGCTCGACGGCAGAGGCGGGCAAAAGGCCGAGATTGCCATGTTGAACGAACGGCAGGCAGCACTGCTGATTTCACTTATGCGAAACAGCGATGAGGTCGTTGCTTTCAAAGTTCGCCTCATTCACGAGTTCTATCGAATGCGCGACGCTCTGAATCAGCGCACCCAGAACCTGTACCAGCAGTTGCAGGCCTTGGTCGCCGAGGAAGTCGAGACTCAGGTCAAGGCATCGTTCGGATCCCAGTTGATGCTTGAGCGCAAACGTGCGATTCCGGATTTCAAGCGGCGACGCGAATTACTCGAGTCAGAAATCCAACCTTCACTTCAATTTCACTGA
- a CDS encoding terminase small subunit → MIVDLDAKGTQAKFAQLVGITQPAVSGLIARGVLVANDNIGNWLLSYCGNLRGTAAGRLGTSDLDLTEERARLAAAQADKLELELAVTRAELAPVATIESVLVRAGGKVGAILDAVPQTLKRRLPHLTSSDLEQIQTEIAKARNAVAGLSLEDIEEDDSEEVD, encoded by the coding sequence ATGATTGTTGATCTGGATGCCAAAGGGACTCAGGCCAAGTTCGCGCAGCTGGTTGGGATTACCCAGCCTGCGGTCAGCGGACTGATTGCCAGGGGAGTTCTGGTTGCCAACGACAACATCGGTAACTGGCTGCTGTCGTACTGCGGGAACCTGCGGGGAACCGCAGCAGGGCGTCTCGGAACCAGTGACCTGGACCTGACAGAAGAGCGCGCCAGACTGGCCGCTGCCCAGGCAGACAAGCTCGAGCTTGAGCTTGCGGTCACCCGGGCAGAGCTCGCACCGGTTGCCACGATTGAAAGTGTGCTGGTTCGGGCTGGAGGAAAGGTTGGCGCCATCCTGGATGCTGTGCCTCAAACACTCAAGCGACGTTTGCCGCATCTGACCAGTTCGGATCTCGAGCAGATCCAGACCGAGATTGCGAAGGCAAGAAATGCCGTCGCCGGACTCTCACTCGAGGACATTGAGGAGGATGACTCAGAAGAGGTAGATTGA
- a CDS encoding major capsid protein codes for MPSLDIFNDDAFGVQSLTKAINTMPEGTHVPNLLDPLFTEEGVTTTTISIEMENGELFLVPDQPRGAPGQVVVGDKRTLIPFNALHLPVTGSVNADEVQNVRAFGSENEVQTVAAIVNKRLQKMRLKIDATIAFHRLGAVTGKIVDANGQKVLIDLFSKFGLSQQSQAMALGTEATDVAQKIRDAMRKAEDSLAGTAMITGWIGLCGRGFYDAFVGHKSVKAAFDRWQDGQFLRDDLRKGFTFQDAVWKEYYGKVGSVKFIDDDDAYLIPITSEGIFQTTFSPADYMETVNTLGVPYYAAQELMKFNKGVALEAQSNPLSICTRPRAVIKLKKT; via the coding sequence ATGCCATCACTAGACATCTTCAATGACGACGCCTTCGGCGTCCAGTCTCTGACCAAGGCCATCAATACGATGCCTGAAGGCACGCACGTGCCCAACTTGCTCGATCCACTCTTCACTGAGGAAGGCGTGACGACGACCACGATTTCCATCGAGATGGAGAACGGTGAGCTCTTCCTGGTTCCGGATCAACCGCGCGGTGCTCCTGGCCAGGTGGTTGTGGGTGACAAGCGAACACTCATCCCGTTCAACGCGCTGCATCTGCCTGTGACTGGCAGTGTCAATGCCGATGAGGTTCAGAACGTCCGCGCATTTGGCAGCGAGAACGAGGTTCAGACGGTTGCGGCGATCGTCAACAAGCGCCTTCAGAAAATGCGCCTCAAGATCGACGCGACGATCGCGTTTCATCGCCTTGGCGCGGTGACGGGAAAAATTGTCGATGCGAACGGTCAGAAGGTGCTGATCGATCTCTTTTCGAAGTTTGGTTTGTCGCAACAGAGCCAGGCAATGGCGCTTGGTACAGAAGCCACTGACGTTGCCCAGAAGATCCGCGATGCCATGCGCAAGGCTGAAGACAGCCTGGCTGGCACAGCCATGATCACGGGCTGGATTGGCTTGTGCGGACGAGGTTTCTACGACGCATTCGTTGGACACAAGAGCGTGAAGGCTGCGTTCGATCGCTGGCAAGACGGACAGTTTCTGCGCGATGATCTTCGCAAAGGGTTCACTTTCCAGGATGCTGTCTGGAAGGAGTACTACGGCAAGGTCGGTAGCGTGAAGTTCATTGATGACGATGATGCTTATCTGATCCCGATCACGTCAGAGGGCATTTTTCAGACAACGTTCTCCCCAGCCGACTATATGGAAACGGTCAATACCCTTGGCGTTCCGTACTACGCAGCTCAGGAGCTCATGAAGTTCAACAAGGGCGTGGCGCTCGAGGCGCAATCCAACCCGCTCTCTATCTGCACCCGTCCTCGTGCTGTGATCAAGCTCAAGAAGACCTGA
- a CDS encoding DUF6475 domain-containing protein, with amino-acid sequence MIDRDRQDFFVLLADVHAFYNRDLSEFSGEIWWNALRPFDFPAVREAFSRHCVNPDSGQFSPKPADIVRMLGGSTQDSALVAWSKVDRAVRLVGTYRSVVFDDALTHRVIHDMGGWLMLARKTESEWPFIAKEFENRYRGYRIRSESPPYPPKLVGESEAQNLLNGQPVEEPVLIGNSAKALAVLAGGTDDRLLEFISASAIGQELLPPVQSRIAA; translated from the coding sequence ATGATCGACCGAGACCGTCAGGACTTTTTCGTTCTGCTTGCTGATGTACATGCGTTCTACAACCGGGATCTGTCGGAGTTCTCTGGCGAGATCTGGTGGAATGCGCTTAGACCATTCGACTTCCCTGCGGTGCGTGAGGCTTTCTCCAGGCATTGCGTGAACCCGGATTCCGGACAGTTTTCGCCCAAACCGGCCGATATCGTGCGCATGCTGGGCGGATCGACACAGGACTCAGCATTGGTCGCCTGGTCGAAGGTTGATCGCGCCGTGCGCCTGGTTGGAACCTACCGCAGTGTTGTCTTTGATGACGCGCTCACGCACCGGGTTATTCACGACATGGGTGGTTGGTTGATGCTGGCCAGGAAAACGGAGTCCGAGTGGCCATTCATTGCCAAGGAGTTCGAGAACCGGTACCGAGGCTACCGGATCCGCAGCGAGTCACCCCCATACCCACCGAAGCTCGTTGGCGAGTCCGAAGCGCAGAACCTGCTCAACGGTCAGCCTGTTGAGGAGCCTGTGTTGATCGGGAATTCAGCCAAAGCACTCGCCGTTCTTGCTGGCGGTACCGACGACAGATTGCTCGAGTTCATCTCTGCATCGGCAATCGGTCAGGAGCTTCTGCCTCCGGTCCAGTCACGGATCGCAGCATGA
- a CDS encoding head maturation protease, ClpP-related yields MAKPKRWYSMQASTQNGKSVAEIRIYDEIGFWGTTAKEFVSELDEVSKGAESILVSINSPGGDVFDAFAIYNALKRNALPVETRVDGVAASAASLILMAGDNVVMPENAMIMIHNVWTFAAGEAEDLRKTADLMDKLRDGIVAAYVAKTGKDSEEIIQMMDETTWMTALEAHAMGFCDALEEPVKLAASATVVGMLAKFKDAPRAFIDSLDEADASKAPEADPAPADPPAADDTPAEPTSEDPSTQPAEPLNVAAFSKVVFAACREKGIEHLAEPILTCEDFTDMASVSRRIQDCADIHAMCVTVKLQEKSVDFVRAGLTVEQVRARLFDTLTSQSADNISNLQRPQDERPQSAGPSVSAIYAARAAKHSKHRH; encoded by the coding sequence ATGGCAAAACCAAAGCGCTGGTACTCGATGCAGGCCAGCACCCAAAACGGGAAATCTGTCGCGGAGATCCGGATCTATGACGAAATTGGATTCTGGGGTACCACAGCGAAGGAGTTCGTCTCTGAGCTTGATGAAGTGTCGAAGGGCGCAGAGTCGATCCTTGTTTCGATCAATTCACCCGGTGGTGACGTGTTTGATGCATTTGCGATCTACAACGCACTCAAGCGAAATGCGCTCCCGGTCGAAACCCGGGTGGATGGCGTGGCAGCTTCTGCGGCCTCCCTGATCCTGATGGCAGGCGACAACGTGGTCATGCCTGAGAACGCCATGATCATGATTCACAACGTCTGGACCTTCGCCGCCGGTGAAGCCGAGGATCTGCGCAAGACGGCCGATCTGATGGACAAGCTGCGCGACGGAATCGTTGCTGCCTACGTTGCCAAAACCGGCAAAGATTCTGAGGAAATCATCCAGATGATGGATGAGACAACCTGGATGACGGCACTCGAAGCGCACGCGATGGGATTCTGTGATGCGCTCGAGGAACCGGTCAAACTTGCAGCGAGTGCCACAGTAGTTGGCATGTTGGCCAAGTTCAAGGACGCACCCAGGGCGTTCATTGACAGCCTGGATGAAGCCGACGCGTCGAAAGCGCCAGAGGCTGATCCGGCGCCCGCTGACCCACCCGCAGCCGACGATACGCCAGCCGAGCCAACTTCCGAGGATCCATCAACACAACCTGCGGAGCCATTGAACGTGGCGGCTTTCTCGAAAGTCGTGTTCGCTGCTTGCAGGGAAAAAGGCATCGAGCACCTGGCTGAGCCAATCTTGACTTGCGAGGACTTTACCGACATGGCGTCAGTGAGTCGTCGAATTCAGGACTGTGCTGACATTCATGCGATGTGCGTGACCGTCAAGCTTCAGGAGAAGTCTGTGGACTTTGTTCGAGCCGGGCTGACGGTTGAGCAGGTCCGGGCGCGTTTGTTTGACACGCTCACCAGTCAGTCAGCCGACAACATCAGCAATCTGCAGCGTCCCCAGGACGAGAGGCCGCAGTCGGCTGGGCCTTCTGTCTCAGCAATCTATGCCGCACGTGCGGCAAAACACTCAAAACATCGGCACTAA
- a CDS encoding phage head-tail joining protein, producing the protein MAYTQKDLDAIEKAIAGSELEVQYGDKRIRFRSMDELERARDRIKLELNRAAGRRPKKIVRVRNAGKGLR; encoded by the coding sequence GTGGCTTACACACAGAAAGATCTCGATGCGATTGAGAAAGCCATCGCAGGGTCGGAGCTCGAGGTCCAGTACGGTGACAAGCGCATCCGGTTCCGGTCGATGGATGAGCTCGAGCGTGCGCGCGATCGCATCAAACTCGAATTGAATCGCGCCGCAGGTCGGCGTCCCAAGAAAATCGTGAGAGTCCGTAACGCAGGAAAGGGGCTGAGATGA
- a CDS encoding RusA family crossover junction endodeoxyribonuclease, with protein sequence MDHEEINRITIILPWPDSRLMPNRKNGRHWGTTQALKVKAKREGYFSALAAMNGRPLEISERVHVRVTFVAPDRRARDLDNLLACIKPQLDGIAKAVGVDDKLFRPITIDDAVDTKGEGFMIVEIG encoded by the coding sequence ATGGATCACGAAGAGATAAACAGAATCACCATCATTTTGCCCTGGCCAGACTCCCGGCTCATGCCAAACCGAAAGAACGGACGGCACTGGGGAACGACTCAAGCTCTGAAGGTAAAGGCGAAGCGGGAGGGGTACTTTTCAGCACTCGCAGCAATGAATGGCCGGCCTTTGGAGATTAGTGAGCGGGTACACGTGAGGGTGACCTTCGTGGCACCAGACAGAAGGGCGCGTGACCTGGATAACTTGCTGGCGTGCATCAAGCCACAGTTGGACGGCATTGCCAAGGCAGTGGGCGTCGATGACAAGTTATTCCGGCCCATCACCATTGATGATGCTGTTGACACGAAGGGTGAAGGATTCATGATCGTGGAGATTGGATGA
- a CDS encoding head-tail joining protein, with amino-acid sequence MWDNSVFDRAFDRLGLRQKVEPHGFTHFEPFMARFERPQEIMLEDQIHTTDYSIEYTYADCPGLKIDDQLKIGSQVFKVHQPPTRQGDGYYAVAQLEEVT; translated from the coding sequence ATGTGGGATAACAGCGTCTTTGACCGGGCGTTTGACCGACTCGGCCTTCGGCAGAAGGTCGAGCCACACGGTTTCACGCATTTCGAGCCATTCATGGCCCGGTTCGAACGCCCTCAGGAAATCATGCTCGAGGACCAGATCCACACCACGGATTACTCGATCGAATACACGTATGCCGATTGTCCTGGGCTCAAGATCGATGATCAGCTGAAGATCGGCAGTCAGGTCTTCAAGGTCCACCAGCCGCCGACTCGACAAGGGGACGGGTATTACGCGGTGGCCCAGCTCGAGGAGGTCACATGA
- a CDS encoding phage terminase large subunit family protein has protein sequence MEVRDNRAAIARALRRGLAAFAVAEPTPMVNWTQKHFYLSAESSYIEQRWDAWPFQRAIIASIGNDDIFEVDVMKSARVGYTKIILASIAYFAQHKKRNQVLWQPTDSARDEFVKTELEPMLRDVDVMHGIFPSRLSRHKDNTLLVKKFIGSMLHLRGGKSADNYRRLSVSVGYLDEFSSFDSNIDGEGDPGKLAAKRLEGATFPKLVIGSTPKIKGKCLMEKRTEGADALYEFHIRCPHCSEHHPITWGGKDEPHGFKWIDRDPETVRHLCPHCGTLQTQAEYLAAAEDGFWYASDGSTIDSCGTFRNRHGHIVGPHRRIAFHVWTAYSPMVSWQQIVKEFLEAYAKAQIGDDQELRTFWNTTLGRTWEGEVDKIELDDLKNRAEIESFALPGKDDNLVPRRCLLLLAGCDTQDNRLEVGVWGIGKGGELWTVDHHIIFGNPAEDEVWDSLAKYLFESRFQHECGQQMSIYASAIDSGGHHANAVYEFARKNRRRRVFAVRGRPFGEKAIKDGAGLVDIDWRGKRVKQGVVLWHVGTNLAKDLLHSRLQIETDGPGRVHLSNDLSDEWFRQFSGEVRESRRTAAGTKTLWTARRKRVEALDCAVYALWIEAHLNLARKTDAWWEALARKLEAIEPDDTKPPDPAPGPQPKARRDQVVTPKQPAKAATPDVPVAPRPRARVARSTYLRARR, from the coding sequence ATGGAAGTGCGCGACAACCGTGCCGCGATCGCAAGAGCGCTTCGCCGCGGACTCGCCGCTTTCGCAGTGGCCGAACCGACCCCGATGGTCAACTGGACGCAGAAGCACTTTTATCTTTCTGCAGAGTCCTCGTACATCGAGCAACGTTGGGATGCCTGGCCGTTTCAAAGAGCCATCATCGCCAGCATCGGCAATGACGATATCTTCGAGGTGGACGTGATGAAGTCGGCCCGGGTCGGCTACACGAAGATCATCCTCGCCTCGATCGCGTATTTTGCGCAGCACAAGAAACGCAACCAGGTGCTCTGGCAACCGACTGACTCGGCCAGAGACGAGTTCGTAAAGACAGAGCTTGAACCGATGTTGCGCGACGTAGATGTGATGCACGGCATTTTCCCTTCGAGACTGTCCCGGCATAAAGACAACACGCTGCTGGTCAAGAAATTCATCGGCAGCATGTTGCACCTGCGCGGTGGCAAGTCTGCGGACAACTACCGAAGGCTTTCGGTCAGTGTTGGCTACCTGGATGAATTCTCGTCCTTCGATTCCAACATCGATGGTGAGGGCGATCCGGGCAAGCTTGCTGCCAAGCGTCTGGAGGGTGCGACCTTCCCCAAACTGGTCATCGGTTCAACGCCCAAGATCAAAGGGAAGTGTCTGATGGAAAAGCGCACGGAGGGCGCTGACGCGCTGTACGAGTTTCACATCCGCTGCCCGCACTGCTCTGAGCACCACCCGATCACGTGGGGCGGCAAGGATGAGCCGCACGGCTTCAAGTGGATTGACCGAGACCCGGAAACAGTAAGACACCTTTGCCCGCACTGCGGGACGCTGCAGACGCAGGCCGAATACCTGGCCGCAGCGGAAGATGGTTTCTGGTACGCAAGCGACGGCTCCACGATCGACAGTTGTGGCACGTTTCGCAACCGTCATGGGCACATCGTTGGACCACATCGGCGCATTGCCTTCCATGTCTGGACGGCCTACAGCCCGATGGTGTCCTGGCAGCAGATCGTCAAGGAGTTTCTCGAAGCGTACGCCAAGGCACAGATCGGTGACGATCAGGAGCTGCGTACGTTCTGGAATACGACGCTAGGTCGCACTTGGGAAGGCGAGGTCGACAAGATCGAACTCGATGACCTGAAGAACCGGGCGGAGATTGAGTCCTTTGCCTTGCCAGGAAAAGACGACAACCTGGTGCCACGACGATGCCTGCTGCTGCTCGCCGGATGTGACACCCAGGACAACCGTCTAGAAGTGGGTGTGTGGGGAATCGGCAAGGGCGGTGAGCTCTGGACAGTGGACCATCACATCATCTTCGGCAATCCCGCTGAGGACGAGGTATGGGATTCGCTGGCGAAGTATCTGTTTGAGTCCCGGTTTCAGCATGAGTGTGGACAGCAGATGTCGATTTACGCATCAGCAATCGACAGTGGTGGTCACCACGCGAACGCGGTTTATGAGTTCGCACGAAAGAACAGGCGAAGAAGGGTGTTCGCAGTACGGGGGCGTCCATTCGGTGAGAAAGCCATCAAGGACGGTGCAGGCCTGGTGGACATTGACTGGCGAGGCAAGCGAGTTAAACAAGGAGTGGTGCTGTGGCACGTTGGAACGAATCTCGCGAAGGATCTGTTGCACAGCCGATTGCAGATCGAAACGGACGGACCCGGACGGGTGCATTTGTCCAACGACCTGTCGGACGAATGGTTCAGACAATTCTCGGGCGAGGTCCGGGAGTCGCGTCGAACAGCGGCCGGCACCAAGACACTGTGGACCGCCAGAAGAAAGCGCGTTGAGGCACTGGATTGTGCTGTCTACGCATTATGGATTGAAGCGCACCTGAATCTGGCCAGAAAGACCGATGCATGGTGGGAAGCCTTGGCCAGGAAGCTTGAGGCGATTGAGCCCGACGATACCAAGCCACCTGACCCGGCACCTGGTCCGCAACCGAAGGCCAGGCGCGATCAGGTGGTCACACCAAAACAGCCCGCGAAGGCAGCGACGCCTGATGTGCCTGTCGCACCTCGCCCACGAGCCAGAGTGGCCAGATCAACGTACTTAAGAGCAAGAAGGTAA
- a CDS encoding head decoration protein has product MNAKYETNHTGEFLLSEANGNRSREVGVINATAGKLQPGTLLSKLTSANAGTVTANGGNAGNGVFGAVTVTNQAITGTYLVEITAEDADGGTFSVTDPNGALVGTGEVGVAFSGGGLSFTIADGANDFGTGDKWTIAVNAGLGEWVPYDDDGANDGRRTVSGVLYNHADATEADVEATIIVRDAEVASARLIGLDDAGRADLASLGIIVRD; this is encoded by the coding sequence ATGAATGCAAAGTATGAAACCAACCACACCGGAGAGTTTTTGCTCTCCGAGGCCAACGGTAATCGCTCGCGCGAAGTTGGCGTGATCAACGCCACGGCTGGCAAGCTCCAGCCCGGCACGCTGCTCTCCAAACTCACTTCGGCCAACGCCGGCACCGTGACCGCAAATGGTGGCAACGCTGGCAACGGTGTGTTCGGGGCAGTAACTGTCACGAACCAGGCTATTACAGGAACCTATCTGGTCGAGATTACCGCAGAGGATGCTGACGGTGGAACTTTCTCAGTGACAGACCCAAACGGTGCTCTGGTCGGTACCGGAGAAGTGGGTGTTGCGTTTTCTGGGGGAGGTTTGAGCTTCACAATCGCAGACGGCGCAAACGATTTCGGAACAGGTGATAAGTGGACCATTGCAGTCAACGCCGGACTGGGTGAGTGGGTGCCCTATGACGACGATGGTGCAAACGATGGTCGTAGAACCGTTTCTGGTGTCCTGTACAACCACGCTGATGCAACCGAAGCGGATGTGGAGGCGACGATCATTGTTCGGGATGCTGAGGTGGCTTCGGCCAGACTGATTGGTCTGGATGACGCAGGTCGCGCGGATCTGGCATCGCTTGGCATCATCGTTCGAGACTAA
- a CDS encoding phage regulatory CII family protein, which produces MSPADAFYHTVHDHPGGAESLAPRMGMSSAILRNKADPKKDCNKPLLADVDKVMGLTGDYRILQALAHKHGFLLVKAPESCVIETDMTVLEHMASLMMAQGRFAQEIHTALADGGLTDEEMKSIELVGQDFMTEVLEIQQRLRGMVG; this is translated from the coding sequence ATGAGTCCTGCTGACGCCTTCTACCACACCGTCCACGACCATCCTGGGGGCGCAGAGTCCTTGGCGCCAAGGATGGGAATGAGCTCGGCCATCCTTCGAAACAAGGCAGATCCAAAGAAGGACTGCAACAAGCCATTGTTGGCCGATGTGGACAAGGTCATGGGCCTGACCGGTGATTACCGGATCCTTCAGGCTCTGGCGCACAAGCACGGGTTCCTCCTGGTCAAGGCACCGGAGTCATGTGTCATTGAGACCGACATGACAGTGCTCGAGCACATGGCGAGTCTCATGATGGCTCAGGGCCGCTTTGCACAAGAGATTCACACGGCCCTCGCAGATGGTGGTCTGACCGATGAGGAGATGAAAAGCATCGAGTTGGTTGGTCAGGATTTCATGACTGAGGTGCTGGAGATCCAGCAACGCCTGAGAGGGATGGTGGGATGA